The following are encoded together in the Pseudoalteromonas shioyasakiensis genome:
- the rnr gene encoding ribonuclease R → MSKQDPNLSREQEKYENPVPSREFILTHLESRAKPANFTQLCDELHVNDTERQIAFKRRLRAMERDGQLYFNKFKCYALIDESGLVKGKVIGHRDGFGFLEVEGESKDWFIAKHQMNMVLHGDIVLAKGNRKGSSGKCDARIIKVLTNERAPIVGRYFVEHGIAVVVAEDPRITQDIMILPGSENGARHNQMVQVQITQNPSRHMNAVGKVTEVLGEHLAPGMEIEVALRNHDIPHVWPEAVEKQVAHLGEFVDEQAKQGRVDLRDLPLVTIDGEDARDFDDAVYCERKPSGGWRLWVAIADVSHYVGMNTPLNKEAIERGNSVYFPEQVIPMLPKVLSNGLCSLNPEVDRLCMVAEMTVSEAGKLSGYKFYEAVMNSHARFTYTKVNAILQGDEKLREEYAKMVPHLTDLQQMYMALKAARQERGAIEFETLETRFVFNAHRKIESIVPVVRNDAHKLIEECMILANVSAARLLEKHEASALYRVHDEPDAEKLGFFRNFLSELGIETAISDEPTPKEITHVLAKLGDRPEAELIQTMLLRSMKQAVYQPDNIGHFGLALPAYAHFTSPIRRYPDLVVHRAIKAVLKAQGQQTSGEYAYTDDEVDILGEQCSTTERRADDATREVADWLKCEFMQDHVGDEFGGVISSVTNFGLFVRLDDLQIDGMIHVTNLGNEYFHYDGAKHCLIGEQTHTVYRLGDKLTVQVSSVSLDERRINLVLSGEAQQDRYARRRGRSESTKPSVRAQLKAGKIPGKKGESSRSEAKSGDKDNDKRGKSSHAKGRKKPNSKQADAVKAGKKKSKKKATKKAKRPGKNARKQSSRGANNT, encoded by the coding sequence ATGGAGCGCGATGGTCAACTGTATTTCAATAAGTTTAAATGCTACGCATTGATTGATGAATCAGGCCTGGTTAAAGGCAAGGTCATTGGTCATCGTGACGGATTCGGCTTTTTAGAAGTTGAAGGTGAGAGTAAAGATTGGTTTATCGCGAAGCACCAAATGAATATGGTGTTGCACGGTGACATTGTGCTTGCTAAAGGCAATCGCAAAGGCTCAAGTGGCAAATGCGATGCACGGATCATTAAGGTATTAACCAATGAACGTGCACCGATTGTTGGCCGCTATTTTGTTGAGCATGGTATTGCAGTTGTTGTGGCTGAAGACCCACGCATAACGCAAGATATTATGATTCTACCGGGTAGTGAAAATGGCGCGCGCCACAACCAAATGGTGCAGGTGCAAATTACCCAAAACCCAAGCCGACATATGAATGCGGTAGGTAAAGTCACTGAGGTATTAGGTGAGCACTTAGCACCGGGTATGGAAATTGAAGTTGCACTACGCAATCACGATATTCCCCACGTTTGGCCAGAAGCGGTTGAAAAGCAAGTTGCTCATTTAGGTGAGTTTGTTGATGAACAAGCAAAGCAAGGTCGCGTTGATTTACGTGACTTACCGCTAGTTACAATTGACGGTGAAGATGCCCGAGACTTTGACGATGCCGTTTACTGTGAGCGAAAACCATCAGGTGGTTGGCGTTTATGGGTGGCCATTGCCGATGTGTCGCATTACGTAGGTATGAACACGCCTCTGAATAAAGAAGCGATTGAACGTGGTAACTCAGTGTACTTCCCTGAGCAAGTTATTCCGATGCTGCCAAAAGTGCTATCGAATGGCTTGTGCTCATTGAACCCAGAAGTTGACCGTTTATGTATGGTTGCTGAGATGACAGTATCAGAAGCGGGTAAGTTATCTGGGTATAAATTTTACGAAGCGGTGATGAATTCGCACGCTCGTTTTACCTACACTAAAGTGAATGCGATTTTACAAGGCGATGAAAAGCTGCGTGAAGAGTACGCCAAGATGGTGCCACATTTAACTGACTTACAGCAAATGTACATGGCACTTAAAGCTGCTCGCCAAGAGCGTGGTGCGATTGAGTTTGAAACCTTAGAAACGCGTTTTGTGTTTAATGCACATCGTAAGATTGAATCAATTGTGCCTGTGGTTCGCAATGATGCACACAAACTTATCGAAGAGTGCATGATTTTAGCGAACGTATCGGCAGCCCGATTATTAGAAAAGCACGAAGCAAGTGCGCTTTATCGTGTGCATGATGAACCTGATGCTGAAAAGCTGGGTTTCTTCAGAAACTTTTTATCAGAACTTGGTATAGAAACCGCGATTTCTGATGAGCCAACACCAAAAGAAATCACCCACGTGTTAGCTAAATTAGGCGACCGCCCAGAAGCTGAGCTTATTCAAACCATGTTGCTTCGTTCAATGAAGCAAGCGGTTTATCAGCCTGATAACATTGGTCACTTTGGTTTAGCGTTACCTGCGTATGCCCACTTTACATCACCAATTCGTCGTTACCCTGATTTAGTGGTGCACCGTGCAATTAAAGCGGTGCTTAAGGCGCAAGGTCAGCAAACATCGGGTGAATACGCATACACTGATGACGAAGTTGATATTTTAGGTGAGCAGTGTTCAACCACTGAACGCCGTGCTGATGATGCGACTCGCGAAGTAGCTGATTGGCTTAAATGTGAATTTATGCAAGACCATGTTGGTGACGAATTTGGTGGGGTGATCTCATCGGTAACTAACTTTGGTTTATTTGTACGCTTAGACGATTTACAAATCGACGGCATGATCCATGTCACTAACTTAGGCAATGAATATTTCCATTACGATGGTGCTAAGCATTGCTTGATTGGTGAACAAACTCACACCGTTTATCGTTTAGGCGATAAATTAACGGTTCAGGTGTCATCTGTCAGTCTTGATGAGCGACGCATAAACTTAGTGTTATCAGGTGAGGCGCAACAAGACCGTTATGCGCGTCGTCGTGGTCGCAGTGAATCAACAAAGCCAAGTGTTCGCGCTCAGCTTAAGGCCGGTAAAATACCTGGTAAAAAAGGTGAATCAAGCCGCTCTGAAGCAAAATCAGGTGACAAAGATAATGATAAACGTGGCAAATCTTCTCATGCTAAAGGGCGTAAAAAGCCTAATAGTAAACAAGCTGATGCTGTAAAAGCCGGCAAAAAGAAGAGCAAGAAAAAAGCCACCAAAAAGGCAAAAAGACCGGGTAAGAATGCCCGCAAACAAAGTAGCCGAGGAGCAAACAATACGTGA
- the rlmB gene encoding 23S rRNA (guanosine(2251)-2'-O)-methyltransferase RlmB — protein MSNELIFGFHSVEAILAKEPERFLEIYALKGREDKRLNPVIDQARKFGISVQFMQRKALDNKANGEQHQGIIANVKAARIYNEKDLDEIIAREETPFLLVLDGITDPHNLGACLRSADAAGVHAIIVPKDKSAKLNGTARKVACGAAETVPLVQVTNLARTLREIKDAGVWVVGTAGETDTELFDANLTGPMAVVMGAEGDGMRRLTREHCDLLVKIPMAGTVSSLNVSVATGICLFEVLRQRNATQI, from the coding sequence GTGAGTAATGAATTAATTTTTGGTTTTCACTCAGTTGAAGCAATATTAGCAAAAGAGCCTGAGCGCTTTTTAGAAATATACGCTTTAAAAGGTCGTGAAGATAAACGCTTAAACCCGGTTATCGACCAAGCACGTAAATTCGGTATTTCTGTACAATTTATGCAGCGTAAAGCGCTTGATAATAAAGCAAATGGTGAGCAGCACCAAGGCATTATCGCTAATGTAAAAGCGGCGCGTATATATAACGAGAAAGATCTTGATGAGATCATAGCCCGTGAAGAAACGCCTTTCTTATTGGTGCTTGATGGTATTACTGATCCGCATAACTTAGGGGCATGTTTACGTAGCGCTGATGCTGCGGGCGTACACGCGATTATCGTTCCTAAAGATAAGTCTGCAAAACTCAATGGCACAGCGCGCAAAGTAGCGTGTGGTGCAGCAGAAACAGTGCCATTAGTACAAGTAACCAATCTTGCGCGTACGCTACGTGAAATTAAAGATGCAGGCGTATGGGTTGTCGGCACTGCCGGTGAAACAGATACTGAGTTATTCGATGCAAATCTAACAGGGCCAATGGCTGTTGTTATGGGTGCAGAAGGGGATGGTATGCGCCGCCTTACTCGTGAGCATTGTGATTTATTAGTTAAAATTCCAATGGCTGGTACGGTATCAAGCCTTAATGTGTCAGTTGCGACCGGTATTTGTTTATTTGAAGTGTTACGTCAGCGTAATGCAACGCAAATCTAA
- a CDS encoding manganese-dependent inorganic pyrophosphatase: MSMYVVGHKIPDSDSICGAIALAYLKNQINEPAIPTRLGEVSPETQFILDKFGFEAPELKLSYAGEDVYIVDHTEKTQAPDDIDEARVVGVVDHHKLGDLTSSTPLECWIRPVGCSNTIIKMMYDFYNVEIPKDIAGIMLCAILSDTVIFKSPTCTTADIKCVEALAEIAGIEDFKELGMDMFKVKSAVEGTPARDLVMRDFKDFNMNGKLVGIGQLEVIDLAVFDEIKADLEADIAKLKEEGGRHSVLLLLTDIMKEGSEMLIASDDVSVIEAAYDVKSEDGRVWLDGVLSRKKQVVPPLQDAFAKI; the protein is encoded by the coding sequence ATGTCAATGTATGTAGTGGGTCATAAGATCCCTGATTCAGATTCAATTTGCGGTGCAATTGCGCTTGCTTACTTAAAAAACCAGATCAATGAACCTGCGATCCCGACGCGTTTAGGTGAAGTATCACCTGAAACACAATTTATCCTAGATAAATTCGGTTTCGAAGCACCTGAGCTAAAACTTAGCTACGCAGGCGAAGACGTTTATATCGTTGACCACACAGAAAAAACACAAGCACCTGATGACATCGATGAAGCACGTGTTGTAGGTGTTGTTGATCACCACAAATTAGGCGACTTAACATCATCAACACCACTTGAGTGTTGGATCCGTCCAGTTGGTTGTTCAAACACTATCATCAAAATGATGTATGATTTCTACAACGTAGAGATTCCAAAAGATATCGCAGGCATCATGCTATGCGCTATCTTAAGCGACACTGTAATCTTTAAATCGCCAACGTGTACAACGGCTGATATCAAGTGCGTTGAAGCACTTGCTGAAATCGCTGGCATCGAAGATTTCAAAGAACTTGGCATGGACATGTTCAAGGTTAAATCAGCAGTGGAAGGCACACCTGCACGCGATTTAGTAATGCGTGATTTCAAAGACTTCAACATGAACGGTAAGCTAGTAGGTATTGGCCAGCTAGAAGTTATCGACCTTGCAGTATTTGATGAAATCAAAGCAGATCTTGAAGCTGACATCGCAAAGCTTAAAGAAGAAGGCGGTCGCCACTCAGTATTACTCCTGTTAACTGATATCATGAAAGAAGGCTCTGAAATGCTAATTGCGTCTGATGACGTATCAGTAATCGAAGCTGCCTATGATGTTAAATCAGAAGACGGTCGCGTATGGTTAGATGGCGTATTAAGCCGTAAGAAGCAAGTAGTACCACCACTACAAGACGCTTTTGCAAAAATCTAA
- the mutM gene encoding bifunctional DNA-formamidopyrimidine glycosylase/DNA-(apurinic or apyrimidinic site) lyase, which yields MPELPEVEVSRLGITPHVLNQTVTKVNIHNASMRWPVPDDVYQLQGLKVTSVERRAKYLLLGCELGSVILHLGMSGNLRVVSADEPLKKHDHIEFILASGKALRLNDARRFGACLWQAPGECHTLLTKLGPEPLTDEFTAKRVYEQSRNKKVPIKQFIMDNAVVVGVGNIYANESLFKAGIHPKREAGKVSLKRYQQLVPIIKETLAAAITQGGTTLKDFAQSDGKPGYFAQQLLVYGRKGEPCVNCKEPLKEIRLGQRSTVYCSNCQK from the coding sequence ATGCCTGAATTACCAGAAGTTGAAGTTAGCCGTTTGGGGATAACGCCGCATGTGCTTAACCAAACAGTGACCAAAGTAAATATTCATAACGCCAGTATGCGTTGGCCTGTGCCTGATGATGTATATCAATTACAAGGACTTAAAGTTACTTCAGTGGAGCGTAGAGCAAAATATTTATTACTCGGTTGTGAGCTGGGTAGTGTTATTCTGCACTTGGGAATGTCGGGTAACTTACGGGTTGTGAGCGCAGATGAACCATTAAAAAAGCACGATCATATCGAATTTATTTTAGCCTCAGGTAAAGCGCTAAGACTCAACGACGCGCGTCGCTTCGGTGCCTGCTTATGGCAAGCGCCAGGTGAATGCCATACCTTGCTAACCAAACTCGGGCCTGAGCCGCTAACTGATGAGTTTACTGCTAAGCGAGTCTATGAACAGTCTAGAAATAAAAAAGTACCAATTAAACAGTTTATTATGGATAACGCTGTGGTAGTTGGCGTAGGTAATATCTATGCCAATGAATCGTTATTTAAAGCGGGGATCCATCCAAAGCGAGAAGCCGGCAAGGTGTCTTTAAAGCGTTATCAGCAATTAGTGCCTATTATTAAAGAAACACTTGCTGCGGCTATCACGCAAGGCGGCACAACATTAAAAGATTTTGCTCAAAGTGATGGTAAGCCGGGTTATTTTGCCCAGCAATTACTGGTTTATGGCCGCAAGGGTGAGCCATGTGTTAATTGTAAAGAGCCATTAAAAGAAATTAGATTAGGGCAAAGAAGTACTGTGTACTGCTCTAATTGTCAAAAATAA
- a CDS encoding efflux RND transporter periplasmic adaptor subunit codes for MLLNKYVIGCVCLAALVGCSKEQPQVIVEEVVTAEVKQFDVPLYGNYVARTDASLDVEVRARITGFVQSVEFVEGSWVNEGDLLYTIDDRPYRAKLNRVKAALQKDQAALAKAKRDVTRLKPLYEQDAASQLDYDNAISIQEQAQASLSATQAELEETKLDLEYTRITAPISGMVGSSEADLGALVGSNGISLLTTIQQIDPIFVNFNMSALDYLNAKRRMTSMMEQLQAEQQGKALEGFVRISLPDGSEYRYWGDVSFTDPKISPKTGTFKVRAKLPNPNSELLPGQYTKARIKLSELTDAIVVPEEATQVEQGGIYVMVVLDSGEIERRFIVVEHYGEQGIVASGGLSTGEQVVVKGLHRIRHGQQVKAISLAEFEKRRLTPNTGTIPLAPDKPSKQDDEKNKQGA; via the coding sequence ATGCTATTAAACAAATACGTTATAGGGTGCGTGTGCTTGGCGGCACTGGTTGGTTGTTCTAAAGAGCAACCTCAAGTTATCGTTGAAGAAGTGGTTACCGCTGAGGTTAAGCAGTTTGATGTGCCGCTGTATGGAAATTACGTGGCGCGTACAGACGCATCACTTGATGTTGAAGTACGCGCACGGATCACCGGCTTTGTACAAAGTGTTGAATTTGTTGAAGGTAGTTGGGTAAACGAAGGTGATTTACTCTACACCATTGATGATAGACCCTACCGAGCTAAGCTTAATCGCGTTAAAGCCGCACTACAAAAAGACCAAGCAGCGCTGGCAAAAGCAAAGCGCGATGTTACTCGTTTAAAACCCCTCTACGAGCAAGATGCAGCAAGTCAGCTCGACTACGACAATGCAATTTCTATCCAAGAGCAAGCGCAAGCGTCATTATCAGCAACCCAAGCAGAACTTGAAGAAACCAAGCTTGATTTAGAATATACCCGTATTACGGCGCCAATTAGCGGCATGGTTGGTAGCTCTGAAGCCGATCTCGGTGCTTTGGTCGGCAGTAACGGTATTTCACTCCTTACTACCATTCAGCAAATAGACCCTATTTTCGTTAATTTTAATATGTCGGCACTTGATTACTTGAATGCCAAGCGGCGTATGACCAGCATGATGGAGCAGCTACAAGCCGAACAACAAGGCAAGGCGCTAGAAGGCTTCGTACGTATTTCTTTGCCTGATGGCAGCGAGTATCGATATTGGGGTGATGTGAGTTTTACCGATCCTAAAATTAGCCCTAAAACGGGCACCTTTAAAGTAAGAGCAAAACTGCCTAACCCTAATAGTGAGCTATTACCTGGGCAATATACAAAAGCACGGATTAAATTATCTGAGCTTACAGATGCCATTGTCGTCCCTGAGGAAGCCACCCAAGTGGAACAGGGTGGTATTTATGTGATGGTGGTACTTGATTCAGGTGAGATAGAGCGGCGCTTTATTGTTGTTGAGCATTACGGTGAACAAGGAATTGTTGCCAGCGGTGGCTTGAGTACCGGTGAGCAAGTAGTGGTGAAAGGTTTGCATCGCATTCGTCATGGTCAGCAAGTAAAAGCGATTTCGTTAGCCGAGTTTGAAAAACGCCGATTAACGCCAAACACGGGCACTATTCCACTGGCGCCAGATAAACCAAGCAAACAAGATGATGAAAAAAATAAGCAGGGAGCTTAA
- a CDS encoding efflux RND transporter permease subunit produces MFSHFFIKRPVFAIVISLVILLTGLVSLFTLPIDQYPDIAPPSVKVSASFPGATAETASESVAIPLEQELNGTPNMLYMESKATNSGSVGITLTFDVGTDPDLALVDVQNTASQAGSNLPVDVQTEGVNVSNESSVELLKLALTSDDPRYDEIYLSNYASINVEAALKRVPGVGKVRNTGSRSYAMRVWLKPDILAGYELTVNDVTAAIKAQNKEAAAGEIGAQPMSDAIKLNFPVRAQGRLNKVDEFNNIMLRVNSDGSMIRLRDVARVELASSAYTLNSKLNEQPATILQVYMLPGSNALAVTERVKAEMDRLSAAFPKGVKWQLFYDASEFIKLSINEVINTLIQALILVILVVYLFLQNWRTTLIPALAVPVSIVGTFIALAAFGFTINNVSLLAMVLAIGIVVDDAIVVVESVERLINEQNMEVVAATKQAMTELSGAIVATSLVLAAVFVPVSFLAGITGIMYREFAISITVAVLISTLVALTLSPALCAIFLKPSPPSNNKIFVKFNNWLEGVGEKYTWLVKVCSEKAKRSYIGFFIMVGGCYFVFSQLPSSFMPQEDQGRFFVDITLPDAATVSRTNEVISKANQFVMNHAGVAYSFTLAGENRRAGSAQSHGQMEVILQPWQVRAEQGFTVTSVMNDIRKQLYAIPDAEFNVFQPSAVAGLGSGSGVEFALQEKTGGNLTSLVESLEVLLANLNNRPEVAKASSSLRGSVPQLFLELDREKAMALEVPIADVYSTMKVLTGSSTINDFNLFGRVYRVKVQAEDEFRARPENLNEFYVRSKNGAMVPSNVLAKLNLTTGPSAINRFNMFTSAMVNVSPAEGYASGDVINVIKEEMAKLPPNLGYEWTGLTYQEIRSSGQLSIAISLAIVFVFLFLAALYESWSLPFAVLLISPIAMLGAAVLTLVTGHENNLFFQVAFIALIGLAAKNSILIVEVANQLYQEGMDAADAAIEAARSRFRPILMTAASFVLGVLPLVLASGPGAVGRQSVSMPILGGMLLASSIGIILVPLFFITAARFVKKQQTPAFKVVEEQVDA; encoded by the coding sequence ATGTTTTCGCATTTTTTTATCAAGCGTCCAGTGTTTGCTATCGTTATTTCGTTAGTTATTTTACTCACAGGCTTGGTCTCGCTCTTTACTCTACCGATTGATCAATACCCTGATATTGCTCCGCCGTCGGTTAAAGTGTCTGCTTCATTCCCTGGCGCAACGGCTGAGACCGCATCGGAGTCGGTAGCCATTCCACTTGAGCAAGAATTAAATGGCACGCCGAATATGTTGTATATGGAGTCAAAGGCAACTAATTCTGGCAGTGTTGGAATTACACTCACCTTTGATGTTGGCACCGACCCAGATCTCGCCCTTGTTGATGTACAGAACACAGCAAGCCAAGCTGGCAGTAATTTACCTGTTGATGTGCAAACTGAAGGGGTGAATGTGTCTAATGAAAGTTCCGTTGAGCTTTTGAAACTGGCACTGACCTCTGACGACCCTCGCTATGATGAAATCTATTTGAGTAACTACGCCAGCATCAATGTTGAGGCGGCTTTAAAGCGTGTTCCGGGGGTTGGTAAAGTGCGTAATACCGGCTCGCGTTCTTATGCTATGCGGGTTTGGTTAAAGCCTGATATTTTAGCGGGCTACGAGTTAACCGTGAATGATGTGACCGCAGCAATCAAAGCACAAAATAAAGAGGCCGCTGCTGGGGAGATCGGGGCTCAGCCAATGAGCGATGCAATTAAGCTTAATTTTCCGGTGCGGGCACAAGGAAGGCTTAATAAGGTTGATGAGTTTAATAACATTATGCTGCGAGTGAATAGCGATGGCTCGATGATCCGTTTGCGAGATGTCGCAAGGGTTGAGCTGGCGTCGTCTGCGTATACTTTAAATTCAAAACTTAATGAACAGCCAGCCACTATTTTGCAGGTTTATATGTTACCAGGCTCTAATGCATTAGCGGTTACTGAGCGTGTAAAGGCCGAGATGGATCGCCTGAGCGCGGCTTTTCCGAAGGGAGTGAAGTGGCAGTTATTTTATGATGCCTCTGAGTTTATCAAGCTATCGATTAATGAGGTGATCAATACCCTTATTCAAGCGCTGATCTTAGTGATTTTAGTGGTGTATTTATTTTTGCAAAACTGGCGAACGACTTTAATACCTGCTTTAGCTGTGCCAGTGTCGATAGTAGGTACCTTTATCGCCTTGGCTGCATTTGGTTTTACCATAAACAATGTCAGTTTATTGGCTATGGTGTTGGCAATCGGCATCGTCGTTGATGATGCGATTGTGGTGGTCGAAAGTGTTGAGCGACTGATCAACGAGCAAAATATGGAGGTAGTTGCTGCTACTAAGCAAGCGATGACAGAGCTTTCAGGCGCCATAGTAGCAACCTCTTTAGTACTTGCTGCAGTGTTTGTTCCGGTGTCTTTTTTAGCCGGTATTACGGGCATTATGTACCGAGAGTTTGCGATTTCAATTACCGTTGCGGTACTCATTTCAACCCTAGTTGCGCTAACCTTGAGCCCCGCTTTATGTGCGATTTTCTTAAAACCTAGCCCCCCATCAAACAATAAGATTTTTGTTAAATTTAATAACTGGCTTGAAGGTGTTGGCGAAAAATACACCTGGCTTGTTAAGGTCTGCTCCGAAAAAGCAAAACGAAGTTATATTGGCTTTTTTATAATGGTAGGTGGTTGTTACTTTGTGTTTAGCCAATTACCAAGTAGCTTTATGCCACAAGAAGATCAAGGACGCTTTTTTGTTGATATTACCTTGCCAGATGCGGCAACGGTTTCACGTACCAATGAGGTGATAAGTAAAGCAAACCAATTTGTTATGAACCATGCGGGGGTGGCTTATTCGTTCACGCTAGCCGGTGAAAACCGCCGTGCTGGTAGTGCACAGTCGCACGGTCAAATGGAGGTGATTTTACAACCTTGGCAAGTCCGTGCAGAGCAAGGTTTTACGGTCACAAGTGTGATGAATGATATTCGTAAGCAGCTCTATGCCATTCCCGATGCTGAATTTAATGTGTTTCAGCCATCAGCTGTGGCGGGGCTTGGTTCGGGTTCTGGCGTTGAGTTTGCGCTGCAAGAAAAAACGGGTGGTAATTTAACAAGCCTGGTTGAATCGCTTGAGGTATTACTGGCAAATTTAAATAACCGCCCTGAAGTTGCTAAAGCAAGTAGCTCACTGCGTGGCTCTGTACCTCAGCTATTTTTGGAGTTAGATAGAGAAAAAGCCATGGCCTTAGAGGTGCCGATTGCTGATGTATACAGCACAATGAAAGTGCTTACTGGCTCATCAACAATTAATGACTTTAATTTATTTGGCCGAGTTTATCGGGTTAAAGTTCAGGCTGAAGATGAGTTTAGGGCGCGCCCAGAAAACCTTAACGAATTTTATGTGCGCTCAAAAAATGGCGCTATGGTGCCATCAAATGTGCTTGCTAAGTTAAATTTAACAACCGGCCCGTCTGCGATAAATCGCTTTAATATGTTTACCAGTGCCATGGTGAATGTATCGCCAGCTGAAGGCTATGCATCGGGTGATGTAATTAACGTAATTAAAGAAGAAATGGCAAAACTACCGCCTAACCTTGGCTATGAATGGACGGGATTAACCTATCAAGAAATTCGTTCATCGGGTCAGCTAAGTATCGCTATCAGCCTTGCTATCGTGTTTGTATTTTTATTTTTAGCAGCACTCTATGAAAGTTGGAGCTTGCCGTTTGCTGTACTACTAATAAGCCCGATTGCTATGTTAGGAGCCGCTGTATTGACCTTAGTGACGGGGCATGAAAACAATTTATTTTTCCAAGTCGCCTTTATTGCCTTAATAGGTCTTGCGGCAAAGAACTCTATATTGATTGTTGAGGTGGCAAATCAGCTTTATCAAGAAGGTATGGATGCCGCTGATGCAGCAATAGAAGCCGCCCGTTCTCGTTTTCGGCCTATTTTAATGACTGCAGCCTCTTTTGTGCTTGGTGTTTTGCCGTTAGTGCTTGCCTCTGGCCCCGGAGCGGTTGGTCGGCAGTCGGTATCTATGCCTATTTTAGGGGGAATGTTACTGGCAAGCTCTATCGGCATTATATTAGTGCCACTGTTTTTTATTACCGCTGCACGGTTTGTAAAAAAACAGCAAACACCGGCCTTTAAAGTAGTAGAGGAGCAAGTCGATGCATAA
- a CDS encoding efflux transporter outer membrane subunit, producing MHKLLPLLCFACIHGCAVGPDFEAPAHSEVANFMGATATPQSEALAGWKQIYNDLHLQKLISQALLNNQDMLIAQSKIIEARAQYRITDADLWPDVSMGLTSEREEELNSSPENTFDLKGYLSWELDLFGSNRRASEAALANYYSQEQARNALQLALIADVAQQFFALKEVEEQLNISLSTIKLREKELEIARIRKKGGIISGLEQRQAEVELESAKVKIPPLQHSERRIINQLKFLIGDANADVQGGNELSVQTLPKQLPTGLPSELLKRRPDVQQAMYQWQAAMAEIGVAKAALFPKLKLYAEYGSESTDFSDLLASNSQVWLLGSELLMPIFNMGRNQANLTVAEQRAYQASIQYQKTVLVALQEVSNQLSNYQSAEQSYDAQRSLVLSSQDYYRLARLRYSNGVASSLDLMDAQRQLFSAEIALSQAKNDRLQSLATLYKALGGGWYELSEQELEKEKVVD from the coding sequence ATGCATAAATTGTTGCCATTGCTTTGTTTCGCTTGCATTCATGGCTGTGCTGTAGGGCCTGATTTTGAAGCACCTGCACATAGTGAAGTTGCTAATTTTATGGGCGCAACAGCAACGCCTCAGTCGGAGGCTTTAGCGGGCTGGAAGCAAATATATAACGACCTACATTTGCAAAAACTAATCAGCCAAGCGCTTCTTAACAACCAAGATATGTTAATTGCGCAATCGAAAATTATTGAAGCGCGAGCTCAGTATCGGATTACCGATGCCGATTTATGGCCTGATGTAAGCATGGGGCTTACCTCAGAGCGAGAAGAAGAGCTCAATAGCAGCCCTGAAAATACATTTGATTTAAAAGGTTACTTAAGTTGGGAGCTAGATTTATTTGGTAGTAACCGACGTGCAAGCGAAGCCGCATTGGCAAATTATTATAGCCAAGAGCAAGCAAGAAACGCGTTGCAGCTCGCCTTGATTGCTGATGTTGCGCAGCAGTTTTTTGCCCTCAAAGAAGTTGAAGAGCAATTAAATATTAGCCTGAGTACGATTAAGCTTCGCGAGAAGGAGCTTGAAATTGCGCGTATTCGTAAAAAAGGCGGTATTATTTCAGGCCTAGAACAGCGCCAAGCCGAGGTTGAATTAGAGTCAGCGAAAGTGAAGATCCCTCCTTTACAGCACAGTGAAAGGCGGATTATTAATCAGTTAAAGTTTTTGATTGGTGATGCCAATGCTGATGTGCAAGGGGGGAATGAGTTATCTGTGCAAACCCTTCCTAAGCAATTACCCACAGGACTACCTAGTGAACTGTTAAAGCGTAGACCAGATGTGCAGCAAGCAATGTATCAATGGCAAGCGGCCATGGCTGAAATTGGGGTCGCAAAAGCGGCCTTATTCCCAAAACTTAAGTTGTATGCCGAATATGGCAGTGAAAGTACTGATTTTAGTGATTTGCTTGCCAGTAATTCGCAGGTTTGGTTGCTGGGCTCAGAGCTGTTAATGCCAATATTTAATATGGGACGCAATCAGGCAAATTTAACGGTGGCGGAACAACGGGCTTATCAGGCAAGTATTCAATACCAAAAAACAGTGCTGGTGGCACTGCAAGAAGTGAGCAATCAGCTTTCGAACTATCAGTCGGCAGAGCAAAGCTATGATGCGCAAAGAAGCTTGGTGCTCAGTAGCCAAGATTACTATCGCTTAGCACGCCTAAGATATAGCAATGGTGTTGCCAGTTCCCTTGATTTAATGGATGCACAGCGGCAGTTATTTTCAGCAGAAATAGCGTTATCTCAGGCAAAGAATGATCGTTTGCAAAGCCTAGCAACGCTTTATAAAGCCCTTGGTGGCGGATGGTATGAATTAAGCGAACAGGAACTAGAAAAAGAAAAAGTGGTGGATTAA